The following are encoded in a window of Tessaracoccus flavescens genomic DNA:
- the pheA gene encoding prephenate dehydratase, with product MLGYFGPAGTFTHQALRTVTDEEALAFASVREALDAVRSGVVDGAVVPIENSVEGGVSATLDELIAGSPLSIRREIVIPVEFGLYAREGTRIEDVRNVLTHGHAAAQCRNWLSVTLPEATVTEAGSTAGAAAEVASPDSRFDAAVCARVAGEMYGLTELAYQIEDNAGAVTRFVEVGPAGPVPPQTGADKTTIVAFMRQDHAGALLEILEQFAVRGVNLSRIESRPTKTALGSYFFSIDCEGHLHDRRVAETLQGLHRVCPQVYFLGSYPRANQRRPEIGIGFSDQEFDAAASWVNSLSRRR from the coding sequence GTGCTCGGATACTTCGGTCCCGCTGGGACGTTCACCCATCAGGCGCTGCGTACGGTCACCGACGAGGAGGCGCTCGCCTTCGCGAGCGTTCGCGAGGCCCTCGACGCCGTCCGCAGCGGCGTTGTGGACGGCGCCGTCGTGCCGATCGAGAACTCGGTCGAGGGCGGCGTCTCGGCGACGTTGGACGAGCTGATCGCAGGCAGCCCGCTCTCTATCCGCCGCGAGATCGTGATCCCGGTGGAGTTCGGGCTGTACGCCCGTGAGGGCACGCGGATCGAAGACGTGCGCAACGTCCTGACCCATGGCCACGCCGCGGCGCAGTGCCGCAACTGGCTGTCAGTGACGCTGCCCGAGGCGACGGTGACCGAGGCCGGCTCCACGGCAGGAGCGGCGGCTGAGGTCGCCAGTCCCGACTCGCGTTTCGATGCGGCCGTCTGCGCGCGGGTCGCAGGCGAGATGTACGGGCTGACCGAGCTCGCCTACCAGATCGAGGACAACGCGGGCGCCGTCACCCGCTTCGTCGAGGTGGGGCCCGCCGGCCCCGTCCCGCCCCAGACAGGCGCGGACAAGACGACCATCGTGGCGTTCATGCGCCAGGACCACGCGGGCGCCCTGCTGGAAATCCTCGAACAGTTCGCGGTGCGAGGGGTCAACCTGAGCCGGATCGAGTCTCGCCCCACCAAGACCGCGCTCGGTTCCTACTTCTTCTCCATCGACTGCGAGGGACACCTGCACGACAGGCGGGTCGCCGAGACGCTGCAGGGCCTGCACCGGGTCTGCCCCCAGGTCTACTTCCTCGGGTCGTACCCGCGAGCCAACCAGCGACGCCCTGAGATCGGCATCGGGTTCAGCGACCAGGAGTTCGACGCGGCCGCATCCTGGGTCAACTCGCTCTCCCGTCGGCGCTGA